Proteins from a genomic interval of Methanococcoides sp. AM1:
- a CDS encoding GTP-binding protein, with protein sequence MSLHEDIQAVEDEIRKTPYNKATSHHIGKLKAKLARLREDVQKRASAKSGGEGYSVRKSGDATVALVGFPSVGKSTLLNKLTGANSEVGAYEFTTLDVIPGVLDYKGATIQILDVPGLVRGAASGRGRGKEVIAVVRNSNLVLFLLDVFQPEHHKVLMQELYDAGIRINMSSPDVTIKRMDRGGVIISTTMELEMSDDLIKAILGEYKIHNAHLLLRENINMDQLIDSVMANRVYIPAVIVINKVDMATEEALEFCKTKFPDATFISANEEKNLEAVKDLIYETLDFIRVYLKPQGGPADMDEPMIVTNGVTVADICDRLHRDFRDKFRYSQIWGPSAKHPGQRAGLDHYLEDGDVLTLIIQK encoded by the coding sequence ATGAGTTTACACGAAGATATCCAGGCAGTCGAGGACGAGATCCGTAAGACTCCCTATAATAAGGCAACATCCCATCACATCGGTAAGTTGAAGGCGAAGCTTGCACGCCTGAGGGAAGATGTGCAGAAGAGAGCTTCTGCCAAGTCCGGCGGCGAGGGCTATTCTGTTAGGAAGTCAGGCGATGCTACTGTTGCACTTGTGGGATTCCCTTCTGTGGGTAAGTCCACCCTCCTGAACAAGCTGACCGGTGCCAATTCTGAGGTGGGTGCGTATGAGTTCACTACCCTTGATGTGATCCCGGGAGTGCTGGATTATAAGGGTGCGACCATTCAGATATTGGATGTGCCGGGTCTTGTAAGAGGCGCTGCCAGTGGTCGTGGCCGTGGTAAGGAGGTCATCGCCGTGGTGAGGAACTCTAATCTTGTGCTTTTCCTGCTGGACGTGTTCCAGCCCGAGCACCATAAGGTGCTGATGCAGGAACTCTACGATGCAGGTATCAGGATCAACATGTCATCTCCTGATGTTACTATCAAGAGGATGGACAGGGGTGGTGTTATCATCAGCACGACCATGGAGCTTGAGATGTCCGACGACCTGATCAAGGCGATCCTGGGCGAGTACAAGATACACAATGCCCACCTCCTTCTCAGGGAAAACATCAACATGGACCAGCTTATTGATTCTGTGATGGCCAATAGGGTTTATATCCCTGCTGTGATCGTCATCAACAAGGTGGATATGGCTACTGAGGAGGCTCTGGAGTTCTGCAAGACAAAGTTCCCTGATGCTACATTCATTTCTGCTAACGAGGAGAAGAACCTTGAAGCCGTCAAGGACCTGATATACGAAACCCTGGATTTCATCAGGGTGTACCTGAAACCACAGGGTGGCCCCGCAGACATGGATGAGCCAATGATCGTGACCAACGGCGTGACAGTAGCTGACATCTGTGACCGCCTGCACCGCGATTTCCGTGATAAGTTCAGGTATTCCCAGATATGGGGTCCATCAGCCAAGCATCCAGGGCAGCGAGCAGGTCTTGACCACTATCTGGAAGATGGTGATGTGCTGACCCTCATTATCCAGAAATGA